From a single Fusarium fujikuroi IMI 58289 draft genome, chromosome FFUJ_chr03 genomic region:
- a CDS encoding AM-toxin synthetase (AMT): MHSTKTDTTTSAGSSDRTLWSHSTDGSHSSDGHPVLSFYHREARIAMKKLNEFCKAHDATPQSVCFTTWSIVLYHMTGQSDISVDVESHYPMALAERPECRTFNMTLRSTTTPLELITQYKVSEISSSRETATQEPSISNVKDKHMFKMIQEAKVFQDELDKTVSSSLDYVSYAHLLIESDTATLKFLWRNDLQDQEEIANILDHTYNCILSQPDASIQSMGSPTLRQLELLSTEPEADSSFNILDLFCLTSSTFPSRTAINAWDGDLSYQELQNTSERWAKALLSLGLTTGDRVIHAFEQSRSAIVAWLAILKAGCTVVPINLPTPTERLRTIIDSTTCKAAICDTTGSSHIGPISLLLLTPSDLDTSGKEGNIELRKVSTSSIAVIIFTSGSTGQPKGVIQTHGAIASSLVKVTKVLGLDEESKFLQFAPHCFDASICEILGTLVTGGCLCIPAPDKKLKYIAKNINRMEITHAILTPTVAKMLSPDRVPSLKSLSVGGEPCSSDLRETWSPHLQFNILYGATEGGVWDTIKRVSPDDDLSAPSIGFPINSRVWIVHPDDWTMLSPLGVPGEICIQGPEIASGYLEDEKKTEEAFSDRGLVMKDGSLRILGRIDRQVKINGQRIEPGEIEETLRQHLPDHLNVFVDTFTPRGDKSRLVVFFSHGTSSEPSLMQETDLDPAARDAIRSSRDVLPDIMVPSVAIPITAFPMTQTNKVDPQAIRKLGTAFFDSQNMSSPPSHATRDSKSENNNRTKAENVVQKFLHELGNGCTKALEDPKATLKDLGIDSMDAVSLASTLEREAHIDISASKLMDPNFRVDDLADVSEDEGKDGRSLLNSEIDKWTKKLSKIGCSRGHCVLLTGPNGFLGREILRQVLQCRLKPTVTCLMRGKDYHHAQERFFNSCRELSWWSDSLEERVQIWVGDLTQPQAGLDERQWDTIFGLNGQPRQFDFIIHNGAIVNWLEPYGSLQKTNVFSTHEFLAGFLQSQDPPQTIYVSGGYLSGFEETREELVEKISQLPAYDQTKFVSEVMVTHVQSMMDVGGSRLWTFKPGFIVGSTENGHAQTGDTLWRMAKACVQGGSYSKDDACNWITAAGVDTVASMLVDRMLSPVFDSCATQTQKLLDGVYLQEIWDILEMMDIHLRPLKHEEWFEVIQKGLQERGKSHPLFPLKEWFRETRGFMGIEKPASDIVSEENCRKSREAVVRSLEFLASSGFFSDGISSTTT; this comes from the exons ATGCATTCCACCAAAACTGATACGACAACTTCGGCTGGTTCCTCAGATAGGACACTTTGGTCTCATTCTACTGACGGATCTCACTCATCGGACGGCCATCCTGTTTTGAGTTTCTACCATCGTGAAGCTCGTATTGCAATGAAAAAGCTCAATGAATTCTGCAAGGCACATGATGCAACTCCTCAATCTGTGTGTTTCACTACCTGGTCGATTGTACTCTACCACATGACAGGGCAAAGTGACATTTCTGTGGATGTTGAAAGTCACTATCCGATGGCTCTTGCAGAGCGACCTGAATGTAGAACATTCAATATGACACTAAGGAGTACTACAACACCACTTGAGCTGATCACCCAGTACAAAGTGTCTGAAATTTCATCGTCTAGGGAGACGGCAACTCAGGAACCAAGCATCTCAAacgtcaaagacaagcaCATGTTCAAAATGATACAAGAGGCAAAGGTGTTCCAAGATGAGCTCGATAAAACAGTTTCCTCTAGCCTT GATTACGTTTCCTACGCCCATTTGTTGATCGAATCGGATACTGCTACGCTCAAGTTTCTTTGGAGAAACGACCTCCAAGATCAGGAAGAAATAGCCAATATCCTCGATCATACATATAACTGTATACTTTCCCAGCCAGACGCTTCGATACAGTCGATGGGTAGTCCTACTCTGAGACAACTAGAACTACTTTCCACCGAGCCTGAAGCAGACTCAAGCTTCAACATCCTGGACCTGTTTTGTCTTACAAGTTCCACGTTCCCATCCAGAACAGCTATCAATGCATGGGATGGCGATCTATCATATCAGGAACTTCAGAATACTTCAGAACGATGGGCCAAAGCTTTGCTATCACTTGGCCTGACTACAGGTGATAGAGTTATCCATGCGTTTGAACAATCTCGGTCCGCAATTGTTGCCTGGCTGGCCATCCTCAAAGCTGGTTGTACCGTCGTGCCGATAAACCTACCAACACCAACTGAGAGACTCAGAACCATCATCGACTCGACAACATGCAAAGCAGCGATTTGTGACACGACCGGCTCTTCACATATTGGCCCCATTTCATTGCTTTTGCTTACCCCATCCGACCTAGATACAAGTGGTAAAGAAGGCAACATTGAACTCAGAAAAGTCAGTACTTCGAGCATTGCCGTTATCATTTTTACCTCAGGATCTACCGGCCAACCCAAAGGTGTCATTCAAACACACGGTGCCATTGCGAGTAGCCTAGTAAAGGTCACGAAGGTATTGGGACtggatgaagaaagcaagtTTCTGCAGTTTGCTCCGCATTGCTTTGATGCAAGTATCTGCGAGATACTCGGCACACTTGTCACCGGTGGCTGCTTGTGCATTCCAGCCCCtgataaaaagctaaaatacATCGCCAAAAACATCAACAGGATGGAGATTACCCATGCCATCTTGACACCTACAGTTGCAAAGATGTTATCGCCAGATCGCGTGCCAAGCCTCAAAAGTCTGAGTGTAGGTGGGGAGCCTTGTTCTTCGGACCTTCGTGAAACTTGGTCGCCTCATTTACAGTTCAACATCTTATATGGCGCGACCGAGGGTGGAGTGTGGGATACCATCAAGCGTGTCAGTCCTGATGACGACTTGAGCGCTCCCAGCATCGGGTTTCCCATCAACAGCCGCGTTTGGATAGTGCATCCAGACGACTGGACTATGCTCTCCCCTTTAGGGGTTCCAGGGGAGATATGCATCCAAGGGCCAGAAATCGCTTCAGGCTAccttgaagacgagaaaaAGACCGAGGAAGCTTTCAG CGATCGTGGACTAGTCATGAAGGATGGTAGCCTGCGTATCCTTGGTCGCATAGATCGCCAAGTTAAGATTAACGGCCAGCGAATCGAACCTGGAGAAATCGAGGAAACATTGAGGCAACATTTACCTGATCACCTAAATGTATTTGTTGACACCTTCACACCTCGAGGAGATAAATCAAGGCTAGTTGTGTTTTTCTCCCATGGAACGAGCTCTGAGCCTTCCCTGATGCAAGAAACCGACCTGGACCCGGCGGCTCGTGATGCCATTCGTTCGTCTCGAGACGTTCTACCTGACATCATGGTGCCGTCAGTGGCCATCCCCATCACAGCCTTCCCAATGACCCAAACGAACAAGGTCGACCCTCAAGCAATTAGGAAACTTGGTACTGCCTTCTTCGATTCCCAGAATATGTCCTCCCCTCCGAGTCATGCCACTAGAGATTCAAAATCTGAGAACAATAACAGAACAAAGGCCGAAAATGTCGTCCAAAAGTTCTTGCACGAACTCGGAAATGGCTGTACAAAAGCCTTGGAAGATCCTAAAGCTACTTTGAAAGACTTAGGTATCGATTCTATGGATGCGGTGTCATTAGCCTCAACTTTAGAACGGGAAGCGCATATCGATATATCTGCATCCAAGCTCATGGACCCAAACTTTCGCGTTGATGACCTCGCCGACGTGTCTGAAGACGAAGGCAAGGACGGAAGAAGTCTCTTAAACAGCGAGATCGACAAATGGACAAAGAAGCTTAGCAAAATTGGCTGCTCTCGAGGTCATTGTGTCCTCTTGACAGGCCCTAACGGATTTCTTGGCCGAGAAATTCTACGTCAAGTCCTTCAGTGCCGTCTGAAACCAACAGTTACTTGTCTGATGCGAGGTAAGGATTACCATCACGCTCAGGAAAGGTTTTTCAACAGTTGTCGAGAACTTTCTTGGTGGAGTGACTCGCTTGAAGAGCGTGTGCAAATTTGGGTCGGTGATCTGACCCAGCCTCAAGCCGGTCTTGATGAGCGCCAATGGGATACTATCTTTGGCCTAAATGGTCAGCCTCGACAATTCGATTTTATCATCCATAATGGGGCAATTGTGAACTGGCTAGAGCCTTACGGATCCCTTCAAAAGACCAATGTGTTTAGTACACACGAGTTTCTCGCCGGCTTCCTACAATCACAGGACCCTCCCCAGACTATTTATGTATCTGGTGGCTATCTGTCTGGCTTTGAAGAAACGCGCGAAGAGTTGGTGGAAAAGATCAGCCAACTGCCTGCCTATGACCAGACAAAGTTTGTGTCTGAGGTTATGGTGACGCATGTACAGTCGATGATGGACGTGGGGGGAAGTCGTCTATGGACATTCAAACCTGGATTCATCGTTGGGTCAACCGAAAATGGACATGCTCAGACTGGCGATACACTTTGGCGTATGGCCAAGGCATGCGTCCAAGGTGGATCCTACAGCAAGGATGATGCCTGCAATTGGatcactgctgctggtgttgataccGTCGCATCTATGCTCGTTGATCGGATGTTGTCACCAGTGTTTGACTCATGTGCCACGCAAACCCAGAAGCTACTTGATGGAGTATATCTCCAGGAAATATGGGATATTCTGGAAATGATGGATATACATCTTCGGCCTTTAAAACATGAAGAGTGGTTTGAGGTGATTCAGAAGGGCCTACAAGAAAGGGGTAAGTCACATCCTTTATTTCCATTAAAAGAGTGGTTCAGAGAAACTAGAGGCTTCATGGGGATAGAGAAGCCAGCAAGTGACATTGTCAGTGAAGAGAATTGCCGCAAATCTCGAGAAGCGGTAGTGAGAAGTTTGGAGTTTTTAGCCTCTTCAGGTTTCTTTAGTGATGGAATAAGTTCTACCACCACTTAA